The sequence below is a genomic window from Lampris incognitus isolate fLamInc1 chromosome 18, fLamInc1.hap2, whole genome shotgun sequence.
atcaaactttgctttcgtcaaagaatcctccatttgcagcaattacagcattgcagacctttggcattctagctgttaatttgttgaggtaatctggagaaattgcaccccacgcttccagaagcagctcccacaagttggattggttggatgggcacttctttgagcagattgagtttctggagcatcacatttgtggggtcaattaaacgctcaaaatggccagaaaaagagaactttcatctgaaactcgacagtctattcttgttcttagaaatgaaggctattccatgcgagaaattgctaagaaattgaagatttcctacaccggtgtgtactactcccttcagaggacagcacaaacaggctctaacaggtactatttaatgaagatgccagttggggacctgtgaggcgtctgtttctcaaactagagactctaatgtacttatcttcttgctcagttgtgcaacgcggcctcccacttctttttctactctggttagagcctgtttgtgctgtcctctgaagggagtagtacacaccggtgtaggaaatcttcaatttcttagcaatttctcgcatggaatagccttcatttctaagaacaagaatagactgtcgagtttcagatgaaagttctctttttctggccattttgagcgtttaattgaccccacaaatgtgatgctccagaaactcaatctgctcaaagaagtgcccatccaaccaatccaacttgtgggagctgcttctggaagcgtggggtgcaatttctccagattacctcaacaaattaacagctagaatgccaaaggtctgcaatgctgtaattgctgcaaatggaggattctttgacgaaagcaaagtttgatgtaaaaaaaatcttatttcaaatacaaatcattatttctaaccttgtcaatgtcttgactctattttctattcatttcacaacatatggtggtgaataagtgtgacttttcatggaaaacacaaaattgtttgggtgatcccaaacttttgaacggtagtgtatgtatatttatttaaacataactactactaccactacttttggctgcttccattaggggtcgccacagcggctcatccatttccatttcttcctgtctatttaaatacaaataaaatcttataaaatcaataaataaaatactTAAATGTAAAATaagatataaataaaaataaataaataaaatatttaaaataagctataaataaaaataaataaaaaaaatataaactatcaataaaatgtatttatatttatttaaatataaataaaatctgaccactgattggtcagagagaaattgaacagctctgtttaGCTCTGAAATGCCAAAGtgagtcttatgaaacttgtattatagttgataatcTGTCCATGTAAAAACTTATGTGTTGTcggtgaatctcttagttacagtaatattgttcatgtgacgcacacatttagagttggtcttgttggtttgtttaaaATAAAACATTGGTGTGGGGAGCTGGTAGACAAGGcaggaaaaactagtcaacacgctgacaaatgaccagcagggcttcgccgtgaggggagaCCGTCTGCGGTGGAAAACCAAATCTCACAAAGTAAAGCCAGTAGAGTCGAACAGAGCAGAGTGgcgttgagccggtaccatgcagtggaaaaggggcattagatgatgatgaaacgtttctgtcagtaaaggttgtgtccagatgaactgattcaccgtcCGTGGtttcttacctggactactgagcatcGAGACATTAACTGGGTTAAAGATGTCGAAAACCAGTGTGAGTCAAAACTGACTGATGCAGCAGGTTAAAATTCTAACAAGTTTGTAATGAAaatatttcatattttcatatataATTTTAAAATATGCTAATATGAAAAGTAAATAAACATTTACATTTTGAACAGTTGTGAATAAACTTGTGAATGATTCACCAAAAACCTTAGGCAGGTTGAATATGACAGTTTAAAATGATTAATATTGATAACACCATAGTACTGTTGTTGATAGTGACTCCAGGTATTGCCTTGCTCTGTGCTTCAGATCACACAGTCCTGATTACACAGAACATGAATCTCATCACTACACATAAGCCTCTGTTCCACGGCAGGACCAAACGATTCTGAGCTCGGAGAGGAACGGTTTCAATGGCATTTCCACCTGGACACGGTTTGGCATGGAACACTTATAGTGTGTGCACAGCACACATGTGTTGGCATGGTTAGATATAAACCGTGCCCGACACACGTGTGTTTGCATGGTTAGATATAAACCGTGCCCGACACACGTGTGTTTGCATGGTTAGATATAAACCGTGCCCGACACACGTGTGTTTGCATGGTTAGATATAAACCGTGCCCGACACACGTGTGTTGGCATGGTCAGATAGTCGTGCTCAGGGCAGCAGAACTGTTTGGGTGGGATGGTTTAGTGACGTAGGTATTCACTGACTGGTTTCACATTTACGTCAGTTTTTTGACTGCCAATCCGGTCTCTTCACGTGCTCTTCTAGGTCAGCTAAGTCAGTAGACAAAGGAATGAAAATGCCTGAGATGGCGTCATGGTCAGTGGAGGACATACATGCACTAACTGACATCTGGTCCAACAAAAACATCCATTCAGTTGAGAGGAGCAAAGAGAAATGAGAACATGATCCAACTGACAGCAGAGTCGCTGACCCACTGCGTCACCTGCTGTCATCACTGTAGTTTTTCATAGGTACTTTATAGCCCTGGATTTAGCAGCCAACAAATGGAGAAATAAATGGTTACCGTTCCCACAAGTCCAGAGCAGTGCAGAACAGTACCGGCCCTGTTAACCGTTTGGACCTACCGTGGAAAAGAGGCTATACTCGGTTCTTACCTCCATCCTTAGCCTTTCATAAATCAAGGCAAGTTCCTCCTCGTCTTCGGTCTCCCTTACACTATGATCACCATCTGCGCTCTTTGCATGGCTACACAGAGAATTAGGCAGCAAGAGAGACGGGTCCAAAGGCTCATCCCCAAGTCCAACTCCATGTTTAGCTTTGATCCCGTAGCACCTGGGCAAAGGCTCTGTGCCCAGGGAGtgaaaacaataaaacacagaaCCGTGCATAAATGGTGCTGGACACACTTCGGTTTCAAAAAGGCTTCTAAAAGACCCATGTTCCCTCTTTGCAAATTCAGCACCAATCCGCTCCAAACTGTCCATCTTCATCCTCACACTGATGTCATCCTCTCTGCAGCCATCCACAGTTGTCAAGGGGAAGAGAAAATCCACAGGCTTATTGGTGCCCAGAGTAAGGAGCTCTCCTATTTTTGTCTGTTGAAAAAGAGGTATCTCCACCAGGGTGTGCTGCCCGTCACATTCCCTGGGCCCCAGGACACATACACTAACCGAGTCTTCCCACTCCACTTGGGGGCCATCTGTTTTATGTGGCTGACTTGCATGATGAAAGGGATGTGAGAGGACCGGCTGCTTGACGTTCTGATATCTCAGGCTGTTGGGGGGAACAAGAGCCCACGATGCACTGCTCAGGGGGTGAGTCTGTCCAATCCACTGCCAGTCAACTGCCTGGGGGGAAACAGAGTGCTGGGTGAGATTACTTTAAGCTTGCAGTGGgcagttttattttgttgttAAAACACCAGATTTGAATAACGTCATTTCAATGAATCGAACTTTCGAGTGTCTGGTGCATGAGTCATCAGTCCTCTCGGTTCATGCAGTGCATCCAACAGTCCAGAAGGGGGACCACATGCTAGTTCAAAGTAACACTGGCTGGACATTCAATGAGAGATTACTGAGATAAAAAAAAAGCCAGTAGCATATTTTCCAAAAAAGTACTGTTTACTTAATTTGCTTCTTGATGTAGCGTTTCATGCTAGTTCAGTTATCCTTATCAGCACATGAACCTTTTACTATAAAGAGCAGACCTGAACCTGTTTGCTTGTGTTTGTAAAAACTGAGcgcagtagtactgcaggatgcAGCAGTATAAGACGATACATTCAGTATGTACGATTCAGTACATGCCAACTGAGACTCAATTTGTATCAAACTTAAAACTATTTGTTCAAATATGGTTGATTAATTCAGTTTGTCCATCACCACTTTTAGAACACAACACTGGAATGACAACCAAATCTCTTAAGAAAACGTGTACCTGTATGAGACTCCAGTGGTGTTTCTTGATGGGTTGTCTGCTGCCATGGCTCCTTATACATCCCACCCAGAAGGCGATGCCCCCTCTGCATACAGCCATTCACGACAGGGGCAGGAGCAACCCCGATCAGCAATTAACCATCACCCAGGACAGAGTTGAGATAACAAACTAGCCGCTGTTGAGAGGGACTATCTGCTTTTTACTGTGTGTGATGCTGGATGATCCCAAAAACCAAAGTAAACTGTTAATTTCTGCCCTGGAAAACCTGGGGAGCCAgacaaaagaggagagagacattACGTTGTTTGTTCATACAACACTTGAGAGAGGAAGAAACACCAAAATGTAAGataaaacgtaaaataacaaCTTTAGTAGTGTTAACAGTAGCCAGGTGCACCAACACTGCTTAAGTGGAAATGAAAGGGGCTCCaaatcatatatacatatacatacatacacagatggtgtgtgtgtgtatatatatatatcagaatcagaatactttatttatccccgaggggaaattgggaaaTTTTGTGTGTGTTAGTTCATTATAACTACACCATTAATTCTTTATAACTACATTTAAAAACATCAGTTATCTCTCTTCAATTTCTGCACGTATGAGTGCAGGAAGCTGTCAGGAGTGTATGGCAAACACAACCCCAGAGCACATTATCCAAGCAAAGCCTGTCAGACACAATAGCAAGTCAGCCAACGCGCATCATTTGAGAAGGTTCTGCAGCATATGGCAGAATACTTTATCAGGGCCTTTCCTCTCCAAGCTGCTGAAAGCGCTTCACTCCAGTAACTAACAGACATAAAAAAGAGCAAATTATTGATAATTGACATTAGTGCTCGTTGATCGTGCAGTGCTGGGGTTAGTTTGACCAGACATGCCACGACACACAGCACCCAACACCTTGACCTTACGAGCCACGACTTAGCTAACGTCCACAGACAGCTAGCATGCTCAGGCGCAGGACTGGAAGCCTCCGTTATGACCCCTTATTGCCACAGAGAAACGTTTATTACGCCGTTAATTAAACAGGGATAATGTCTTGATGAAAGACGGGTTATTTGACGGAAATTAACCGACGGCTGGTCAACAAGCTGCGTAGCTTTAGCACTGGCTAATTGACATGCTAGGACTGGGCGGTTAACTGGGCAGCGGCGCTTGCGGCTAATATTAGCTACTAGCGTTAGCCTGCTAGGCTACCAACACAGTGGCGACCTGGACGCCGGCTGAGCAAAATGCAGATTAACGCTAAACGAAAATCAGAACTATATTAAAAAAGAAGCCCGGAACGAGCAGAGGTGCCCATGTTGGTCCCGGCACACGGTTAGAGAAGAAGCGGGGAGCGGCTGGCGCTGACTGGACACTCACGCAGATGTCATTCCCTCCCCGATGTCCTTGTAGAAGCAGCCACGCGCCTGACGCACAGCCGGAGACGTCACCCGGAGCGTCAGGACGTCTCCGGAGGAAAGGCGCCCGCCGCGTCACATCGTCATCATGTCgtcatcgtcgtcgtcatcatcgtcgtcatcatcaggCGGAAGTTTAATATTTAAAATATTCGAATCCAGTTCACGAAAATGTGAAGACGCGTCATTGTTACGATATGTTATGACTGTTTCTAACTGACGTgtttttaacatcctttaaaataAATGTTCACTCAGGTTTGGCTGCTTTGAATATTTATCCAAGAGACGCTGTGACCAACTTTGGCATTTGACTATATTACATATGAATATATTACATAGGTTGCGCGTAGTGAAAAGTGTGCCCCCACGCTGTATCATACCCCACCAGGGGTGGCGCTGTGTGAGTAATTGACGTAACCACGGTCTCTGGACTAGCCAATGAAAGGCGGCGTCACACCGCGTCGTCAT
It includes:
- the c18h6orf136 gene encoding uncharacterized protein C6orf136 homolog, which codes for MAVCRGGIAFWVGCIRSHGSRQPIKKHHWSLIQAVDWQWIGQTHPLSSASWALVPPNSLRYQNVKQPVLSHPFHHASQPHKTDGPQVEWEDSVSVCVLGPRECDGQHTLVEIPLFQQTKIGELLTLGTNKPVDFLFPLTTVDGCREDDISVRMKMDSLERIGAEFAKREHGSFRSLFETEVCPAPFMHGSVFYCFHSLGTEPLPRCYGIKAKHGVGLGDEPLDPSLLLPNSLCSHAKSADGDHSVRETEDEEELALIYERLRMELPSFFMKSHDYTMYSNDVEFINGLLSTKTRGRLVYQLTLSMWRLLCLCYYAEARLEILKLTKHTEDRTVRARWRIRGLPFHTLLLRFYRKDKSHLYRSYDAFSTFYIGHDGLIHCHRVEKVMQAQPPILPRVTSLLTGALVALGVQEHRPALNLLPLFLSALRQGRS